Below is a genomic region from Methanospirillum lacunae.
GATATCGCCACACCAATCATGGCTGGTGGAGTCCATCTGGGTAATCTCTTCTTTGGACAGTCTCCCTTTGATGATGATACGATTGATTACGATTTTTTCCGAAAAATCCAGGGATTATTGATTTGATGAAATAGATTACATGAATGCTCTTGAACAGGTTCCACGATGGAGTAAGGAGACAGTCGATACGATCATGATATCCTGAACCAGGTATATATCTTCCAGTGGTTACTCGAACTATACCATGAAACATCAGATTTAGATGATATTCATGGATATATTAGCAAAGCGCAAAATTCGGGAAAGAAAACTGAATCCATAATTGGGTTTATCCGTATTTATGAAGATTTTGGAACTGTTTCTTCCGGATGGCTTCAAACCTTCCAGATGGTTAATGATGCAGTGTAGGAAGTGACTCCTGGAGATATGGTCGTAGAGAATCTTATTACTAAAAATATTGAGGTATACGGCGATCCCTTGATGAGAAAAGTCTATACAAATCTTATGGAAAATGCAATCAGGCACGGGGGAGCGATAGCCTTTATCAGATTTGATATTAGTCAGGACAAAAACCAGATTAATTATTTCCTGTATTGATGATAAAGTCGGAATTCCTCCAG
It encodes:
- a CDS encoding PocR ligand-binding domain-containing protein; this encodes MLPSGTFRKYRCKNYMWDIATPIMAGGVHLGNLFFGQSPFDDDTIDYDFFRKIQGLLI